The DNA window CTCCAGCAGCATTTGAAAGACGCATAAACAAATGGGTTgagtttaactcaaaatttattaacagtTGTCAATCATATAATAATCGCAATAAACTCAACACccaaacataagcctttatgACAACTATATAATAACAATGGATATTTATATTGTGAGTGTGGGGGGAAAAATACTTAGACCAAATGCCCCTAAataaactcccaaaacaaaaccccaaATCAGTCACGTCAAGTAAGTCCTTCTAAAAAACATTCCAcagaatctggtctccaggctttaaTGTCTGAGTTCAGTTGTGCACAGGTCTTTGAGTTTAATGTGGAGAGAGAGTGACTGTTGTCACTGAGCAGACTTACAACCTTGGCATGTGAATACAGGAGACTTTCCTTAGTTTCTCATGTGGTAATGGCCACCTTCAGCTTTCTCACAAGGGAGTTTCTCACAGTGACCTGCTAGTCACTAGCATAAACTCTGCACCACTGAAGCCCTCTATAGGATTGCACCAGGTCTGTCTCACAAAGTCTTCTCTGCCAAAACCCTGCTTTGGATTATATCAAGTGTCTTTTGTCACACAAACTCCTCTTCTCGAAAGGGGAATAGAGAAGCACAGGTCAGACACATACTGGGAATTAAGAGTATAAAATCTGCTGTCAGAACAGCAGTGCTGGCACCTGCGAACAGAGGCCTCCTGCTTTTTAGCTGGAGCTGCCAGGTGAACACTGACAGTTCGTTCTTCAGCCTGCTGAACAGTTTAATTGCTGAGTGAGTGCCTTTGGCACtcctgatgggaggagagggCGACACAGCTTTCGCACTCCACACCGCTGTTAGCACTCTCTCAGCTTGCTGCTCCAGCGCTCCACACGGCGCATGCccctttcttccactgctcagTCAGTCACTGTCCCTGGTCAGAAATAAAACTAtccatggtccataacaataTTATCTTAAATTGTAAATTACTTGGGGATACTTTGAAACttcctcaactcttcttctgATACATCACAATTGTATTGGTGCTGTTTCCTGCACTCTTACAGAACTTGAAAATTCTGCCACATTGCCAATTTTTACCATCCTCTTGTTTCCATATGATTCATCTCTCACTCTTCTTTCTGgattcagcccccccccccccccccatcttgagCAAAAAACTGACAACGAACCAACAAGCCTACAAACACTCACAATCTTTGATATtgactctttttctctctccatttgcACAGTTTGATATAAAAATGTCATACACGTTTGCATTTGCAAAATTTGACATGTATTCTCGCTCTCAAAtttggctctatacaaagccctCATTCTTCATTCATTCCCTCTTCTCTTATTTAAGGAGGCCTGGTCTTAGACTTTTGGGAACGTTCAATTTTTCCTATTCATCCCTTCCCTACACTGCAACATAAAACTAACCTATATTTTCCCTTTCTATCTTTGAGAAAAGATTATTGATACTCTTTCCATGGGTGTTGACTGGTCTGCAGTATGTTACCAATATttcatctttcactgattcctaaCATCTACAGTTTTATTTTTTCACTTTTGAGAAGAATTTGTTGATTGTCATCTTTCATTGATTGTGTGCATTTTGTGTCCTTTCTTTTTACCTGTTAGTTCTTCCCGGGTAGCTCACACTGGGATGAAGTTGGGGGAGATAGTAGAAAATGTTATTGCTGCTATTCACACTATTGGAGTCAAGTTACCCCAGGTATGTTTAAAATTGTTCTTCATGAACTGATAGCTTGGATGATTTTGTCttcgtttctctctctctctctctctctcttattttgTACaatgttctaatttttttttaaccttcaagGGTGTAGAATAAAATAATGTAGCAAGGTTTTTTATGAACGATTTAGTTGCTGTGAACAAAATTGTGTATATTTAACTCAaccttccatttttaattgccactttattcattggagtaatGGAAGATTAGTTGCTTCACAATTAAAACTACATTTTGGTTGGTTATTCTCATTTGAAGTGATAAAGTTTCCCTTTTTTTGCCCACCCGAGGCTGTAAGAAAATTGTCAGGCTATTGCATCACCTAGCTCTATATGATTagaatcttttatttaaaaaaaacataacccgTTTCTTAAGACTCTTAACAATGTGGAATTGCATTGTCAGAGAAATTTGTTATTCATGGCAAATTGAAATAAATGGAAAAgggatttggaataaaataaatatgttcTATCAGCATTAGGCATACATTCATTTTTATGGCAAAGTGTGCAATTTGGAATGGCAACATTTGCAATGCATCAAACTGAATTTTGGACAAAAATTGGAAATTGAATTTCAATCCACAGCCATTCGCGTTCTCAAGCATGTTTTAATTTTGACTTGCTACTCTGTCACTTGCCTTCTCATTGCTTAGCCTATTTATTGTATTATCCAGCTTAATATCTTGCATACTTTGCCATGTCTTGTACAACATTGGTTTGAGAAAAGCAACCTTGGTTTTACTTATCTCCCCAATAGCAGAAGAGTTGTCTTGCATCTGACATTTCCTCACTTGCCTAAAAGTGCTTTTCTTTGGCCACAGCAATGGAAAAATGTGAAAATTCTTCACTTGAAAACCTTGAATTCACCTGCCCTTCCTATATATACGTCTGATATGTGTAACCTGGAAGAGCTTCAAAAGAAGAAATCCAAGAAGCATAAAGAAACAGTAAGTTTTTCATATCTTTAAAAATGGGTATGGTGTCCACTTGTTTACTATGTAGAAAAGATGAGGAACACCATTTCTGTTCATAACTTCTTTGGTACAGATAAATGTATGAGGACTAGACAGAGATTTGGGGTGTTGgtgagcggtggggggggggagagaaattaGAGGGTGATGAGAATGAATACtgagacataaagcacagtatcTCACAGAATATTACTGTCAATTAAATATTCTTGTGTTATCCTTCGAACTTATCTGGGTAACTGATTTGTTTTTAAGCAACATCTCACATATAGTCATAGATTGATCTTGAAATCTGTCTTGTGGATGGATGAGGCAGGTGGATGGAACAATTTGCCTGCTTTAAGAGtagtgagattttttttaatgtcgacCTGAAAGGACAACTGGACTTCATCCAAGTCATAGAAGCTCAGTTCAACATTTCCTTTTCAGTTGTCATTACGCTCTCAGATTTCTTGACTGGAACTTGAATTAGAAGTAAGAATATTACAATTGAAATCTCAAACTGAAACTGGCAATCTATGGAATGACATGATGATCCAAGTTAAATTCCTCTCCTGTGCTGACAGACATGATAAGTTGGTGTGTGAAATTTTCATTCTTGTGTGTGCTGGTTCCTTTTAAGTACCTTGAGGGGGCGGAATGGTTGGGatagcggttagcgcagcacCTTTCCAGTGCCAGCAAATGGGACCGggttttgaatcccatgctgcctgtaaaaagtttgtgcattctccctatgtctgcgtggattttccctgtgggctctggtttcctcccgccattcgaaacataccaggggtgtaggtaaattgggcggcagagactcgtgggctgaaatggcctgttagcgtgctgtatgtctaaatgtaatgaTCAGGGTAAATCTGTTTCTTCCTCCCTATTTCTATTCCATCTTAGATTATGATCTTGTAACTTTTTCTCTGGTGTCATTGtcatcccacccacataccaaaaACATTCTGACCATCCAAACTAACTTTTTCCTCTGAAATCATTATTATTTCCCAAAGCCTGTGTATGCTTGGATAAGTGGTTGACACTGTTGTCTCAGGGGTTCTTGGCCTCTTTATCAGTTAACAAGCTGCTTATCTCTTGCACAGTTGCCTTGGTTTATTCTCTTCATGTTTTCTGATGGGACACAGGTCTACCAGTCCACTACCCCTGCATGATGACTGTTATCAGCTTATTCTTTACCTGGTTTTAGAAGAAAAATTATTTCCTGTAAGAGATCAGCCTTCCAGGCCAAGAGGGCTGAGGATATTTAGCTGTTTGGTATATTTAAGACTTTGAGTCCAAATGGAATTGGGGAATGCAGAATTCTGATGAGAAACTGAGCATATTTtatattcaagctgttataaaaacTGTTCATTTCTTAAAGCTACtcccaaaaaacaaataaaattaatgtCAGTACAGACAACAGTATGGTTTATTTTCTGAGGAACATCTACAACTACTGTGGTTGGAATCCAATAAACAGTTTGCATCCTGCTGCTGACCTTCAAGCCTCTTCTCAGCTTTagcatgaaattttttttttctttggatgTACCAATCATTCTCGGAGTAATTGTGATAGGCTTCTTGTGTTTCCATGTATGTATGTATTTAATTGTAAACGCTTCTGTTACTGGTATAGAAGCAGATTAAAACTTCCGCATGGTGTTTGTTGACAATTGCACATTGAAAGTCTAACATCAGTGTACAGTGATGTGTTTGGACAACTTTTCATTGCCATCAAAACAAAGGAACTGTTCATCAACTTTAGGAAGCTGGGTGGAGCGCATTTATCAGTAATGCTTCAGGTTTTAGGAGTAAATATCAACAACAGCCATTCCTGGTCCAATCATGTCGAAACGATTGCCAAGAAAGCCCACTAACCCCTCTGCTTCCTCAGAGGTTGAAGGAAATTCAACATGCACCCAGTGTCCCTGACaaatttttaatataaaaagaaCCATAGAAAGTAACCTGTTTGGATGCATCTCAGCATGGTATGGGAACTACTCTACCCTAGGCCTCAAGAAGCTTCAGAGAGATTGtacaaaccaacctcccctccattgcCTCTCTCTTTAAATCCcactgattcctgctgcctggaaaaagcagccaacatatgagAGGACTCGTCTCACCCTAGCCACTCTCTCATGTCGGGTAGAATATATTTGAATTTGAAACGTGCTCCTCCAGAGTCGAGCAGTTTTTTTCTCCCATGCTGTCATTAAACTTTTGAACAGACCTCCCATTGTTTTTCTACTCCCACGACCTGTTATGTTGACTATTGGTGACTTGCCTGGTTGTAACacaaagcattttttttccacCATCTTGAAAGGCATGGTAATAAACAAATGAATTCAGATTTTAATCATTAGTTTCCTTACATAGAGGTGAGCACTTCTTCAGAAGTGCATCTCCAACATGAAGAATGCTGCAAATAAAAATAATCTAGCATCGAGACAGCCTGTGTTGAAGGATGAATGATAGTACAATGAAATATTCTACTTAGTGTTTTACGAAGGGTGGGAAAGTCTCAGTTGTGCTTTGAGAAGACCTGATTTCTGAGAAATAATcctttttgaaaaatattcatgCAGCAGAAGTCATGAAATGAGGAGCCTGGAAGCAGAATAAATTAATGGGTAAATGTAATGGTGTAATTTTACTTGGAGATGATGCAAATAGAAATGTTTTAAATAGAATACTTTTAATCAGAAGAAAGCAGCAAAAGTTAAGAATTTGGAAGTTTCAACTGACGGACTGTCACCTGAGGCCAGCCATGTTCCTGTTAAGGCTGTGAAAGAAAACTCAGAAAACACAAAACCTTCTGTCGCCATAAAGCGTtgtgtagaagaagaagaaataccaCAACTGGTCCCAATTGAAAAGCAAACTCCTGCAAAGAAAGCAAAACTGCAAGTATGTCACATagttaatatttttttctgctttacTCTCTCTGAGCTAATCATACTCTTCACGACATTCCTGTGTAAAAGTACCATTGATGTGTTCATTATGAATTATAAATTGTATATCTAAATGTTTGGCTAGCTTATCTATCTGGGCAGTTACTGTAAAATCGAGAGTTGAAGCAAGGGGAGTAAAATTAACAGAAGAACAAAAGGAGTGGCATAGGTTAtagtggagagaaaaaaattggggaGAAAGAACAACTGAGCCCTGAAAAAAGGAGATGGGTAGACAAAAATGTAGAAGAGGGAAAGTGAGACACTCTCGAAAAACAGTGGTGAGGATTTAGaaagtaaagcagagaaaggcgTTGAAAATGGAGGAGGGTGAGAAAAACAAATAGAAGTTGAAAATTGAGTTATTTTAAGATTAAGTACTTATGGAACACGAAAGGAGAATGACAGAAACAAACTGAGGGAGAGTGAAAGCAGcatcttaaatctaaacttaaccccaactatgcgcaaatgtatgtgtgtgtcggGCATGTGAATTTTCCGCAtttccacatttttaaaatccacctccATATTTTATTGGTGCCCGCTCTGACTCCCTCTGCTCGTTCCATGCAGTGCTAGGATGTTGCTCTGCCAACTTTGGCTGCCATATTTCCTGTAGTATAGCAGCAGCGGAATATCCCCGTGCACTCCCTCTCGGTCGCAAAGCATTTCCGAGGAGTTGCAATGCCCTGCCGTTTATGCCAGCGAAGCTCCCTTGTGATTTAACCCATATCTTGAAAGCGACGCGTGAAGAAACAATTGTGAAAGTCTAATTCCTTGTCAGGTTAGCTGAAGTAAAACTCCAAGTAATAGATGAGCATCAGTACAAAGAAATGGTTACGTATTTAAGAAGTAACTTTCTGGGGGAGAataatattttgtgaaaataGCTCCTGCATGTGCTAAAATAATTTTACAATTCTGTTCCAAATAATGGAATAACAAAAATGATGTCCAATGAAAAGTACAAGCTTGAGTAATGTATCTTTCAAGGTATTACAGGCATATGACTTTTCTGCGTTTCTGATTGGATGCAAGTTGGGCAAGGGCACTGCTTGGCATTGCTCGGTGCTAGTTATGGGCAAGTACTTCTTGGGGTTGGGAGAACCAGACATTCTGGTTTGAACATGGGTCAACAAGGTTGGTTGGTGACCTGGAAGGGGCTTGGAGTCTGGCTACAGATTGTAGTGTCTGTCTGATTTACTGTGctcactgtattttttttttaatttgattttgtttaaaatgacTTTTTTTAATGGCTTGAAACTGGTAACTTTGTGTTTAAATTTTTACAAATGGGGTGCACTGCCTCCCAAACCCCCTACAAGGGGGAGCTGTGCCCCCTTgacctgacccccccccacccccatctgctgTATGCTTTGCACAAGTGCTCAgctcttttcctctttttttgaccTCGCTCACGTGCCTAGTGTGTGTATtaaccaaaccattacagcttcagcacaattctgaaaagtcaattcaaagttcagtcttagaaatcttgtgttgaaactcgATCTTTAAACTGATGCTTAGAAGTAATTATGAACTAGGTGAGACACTGAGTCATCAGCTTCTCAAAACTCACTAATTTTTgtcgagttgctttcagagaaatgagTTGATACAACTCTCTCTCCTCTTGCTTGCGTAGGGGTAACAAAACCTGTGACTTCCATACTGCGATGCTTCCATGAACCCAGCCAAGGCTTAAACGAAATGACCGTtggaatggtcatgatccaaatacAGGAATTATCCTCCTTCCTTTACCCAGACATAGGTCCATAACAAATTaccattacaatggccacagTAGATCACTGCTCTCCTCTGACGAGGAGAAGCAGCAGAATTGACCATGTCACCTAAAGTCACTTCGATTCTGTCTTTCCAGATTGCTTTCTGATGCTGCTTTTTTGAGTGTcttaatcacatgacttgcttgatcaatactggttttcaatttcaatttcccaaaagcaTGTCATAAGCAGTTGGGCTTCTCTCTCTGAACAAATGTCTTCTTGAGTAAACATCCATTAGTCTTTCAATTGAGAACAATAATGTTGTTTACAGCTTTGAATTAGGTGCCAGGCTGGCTGTTCAAAATGGTGTTTTCTGGGAGTGTCTTTCCCTGTTCCAACCCCCAAAGTGAAtttactaaaaaaaaagataaaataacaAAACCTTGCAGCAAAGATGAAATCAATGTGATTGGGCAAAATGCATAGACACAggaataaacaggaacaaaaacaGATCCAGAGAGAGAATAAGATGCACATCAGAGAACAAGAATGGGAGAAATGGAATTGCTCTGGTGGGACTGAGCATGGATCCAATGAGTTgtcaaaagaaagaaactgaagagaaggaaaggaaataAAGTACCACGTGTGAAAGGAGAAGAAAACATTGAGAGCTTGAGAACCGAATCAACGAAGTGACAGTGTGAAATAACAGTTAATAAAAAGTACCAAGTCATGAATCAGATTGCTGGGTATCCTTTCacttgaaggatttttttttgctcctgtGGAAAGCTACAGTACTGTGATTAGCAGAAACCAGGCAATACTTTTAGTTGATTTGGTTATACTAGCAGTGAAGAAATGAATACAACATAATTTAAATTGTTATATGAATAAGGACACTTGCTATTAATTTTTGAAATGAATTGCTTTCCCCTTTGGAAATTGGATGTCATTACAACCTAGTCTATTTTTCTGTTTTGCATCATGTTTGTTCATTACAAGGTACTTCTATTTCATTTTTTGTCTGAGCAGAAATTACAAGGACAGAACCACAATATACCAAAGGTGCTGGAGGAAAATGAGACTCCAGTTGGTAAGAAATTACAGCAAATAAAATGCAAACAAACACCCAAGGTGAAGACGCCGAACAAGAATCAAGGAAGTCCAAAGGTGAAGACCTCGGGGAAAAAAAGACAAGGTTTTCAAACACCAAGACAAGAAGTGAAAGAACATGACCTCAGTTTGGAGAGAAGTTCTcaaaagaaaacagaaagaaaCCCAAGGAGGAAGTCGATAGGAATTCCAAACTCGAGGAAAACTCCCAAACAGAAACCAAAACCAGAGGTTCCAAAGTCCGTATGAATTTTGCCCATGTACTTTAATTCTAAAACTGCCAAATATTTTTATTCAAGAAATCTGAAGAAGCATTGTATGGATTTGTAACTGCTTAAGTACAAATGAAACCATTTAATGATATAAATAAGATTTTTCCTCACATGAAAACCTTTCTAGTTGGTCTTATTTGCATAACTATTGTGTATTCAATCATGATAATAAAGAACAACTTTTACACTGAAAGGAATTGTCATTTTTGAACCAATAATTTAATTTGACAGTCACCACACTTTTATTTCTCTGCAAACTGTTCTAGCCTTGCTGTATATTTTCCTTGGCCCAACCAAAGGACACGAGTTGTGTGTTTTAGTAACATGCTCAGAATGAGTGATAACTTCATTCCCCAAATTCCTTCTTGGCTCTCCTTTGGAATAGGAAAGATAATTGACCTCCGTGTCGTAAACTTGCTGATGATCTGGTCGAATCGTTGCACAGAATAAACTGCTGAACAACACCATTGCAGAAGAAGTGCATTTGACAAAGGAATGAACAAATAGTTACTTGTTCCCAAACTGAAGTTCTGCATTATAAATTTGAGCTGAAGCATTTCTCATGTATCTGTGTGGCAGTTGAATCAGGCAAATCTGTTAAATTTTAATGACACGGTGTAATAGGAAAATGCATTCCAAGAGTTCTATTCAACTTCAATTCATGACAATTTAATTCAGTATTATTTTATGAATGCCCATATTTGTGTTGAATTTGGCTCATCCTAATTTCTTGTTGCCCTGTGTGGAACATTTGCCATGAGAACTATCGATTGAAATGTAAACCTGTCAAAACTTTGTTTATTAACAGTATATTAGGTTTCCAGAAGCTGAATAAAACTTTTCAGTTGTAACTTTGTAATTTCACATCTTTGATTTTCCGAGTAGCAGAGTGTTTGTGAAGTTTTGCTTCTGGTATTGCTCGTTTGTAGATAATCGGGTTATGCATATTTTGTATTTCACTTATAAATATCTGATTTCTGTCTTTTAAGTTATTTCAGCTGCATTTTTAAATCTAAAAGTAATTCGAATATCTCACTTTGGAAAAGTGCTTTGTAACAAACTAAGGAATGCAGATCAAGGAATCTCCAGTTGTCTTCATTTCCTTGCAGTTAAACaagtgttctttttttttaaaaaaaaattagggataCAAGGTGCCTTGTTCTGGTTTATCACCAGGATGGCACAGGGGGTCTGCTTTCAGACCAAATGGCTTATCAAGGTTTGCAATGACTAATACGCTTCCACGTGCAGCTGAAACCATATCACTGCTCATTTAACAAATGTGAATAAATTACCTTTGCCTCTACTGACATTGGAGGtggtgaaatgaaaataaaaacttcATATATAGCAAATAGCGGAACAACTGGGAGCATCTTCTGTGAATAAATTTACCAATTGTAATATTAACAAATGCTTTATACTCGGGCATATAAATTTTCCACATTTTTGCATGATGTCCACGTTTTTCACTTTGCCAAAACCACGTTTGCCAATGGAGAAGttgtattggaaaaaaaatagacaaaagaaaataattgatctatagaCTTTTAATGCCTTTTTTTCCCATATAACTCTCTCTTGCAATGAATAACCCATCATGCACTAGACAAAGCACATGTAAAACTGCTGGTAAACAAGTCTTGTTGTGCATCACCGTCTCATAGCAGCATTTGCAGCGCAGCGGGGCCTTCGTTTGCAAAGTTTTGCTAAATTTCTCCTGCTTGTTTGTACATGCAAGCTTTGCTTAGGTTCTTGAAAGAAAGTCCTGATAGATTATGGCTGCCAGGGATCATAATTTTGCAGAGAAAGGCTCAAGTTTAGACACAGAATCGGTCGACGCAGACATGAGTGATCCACTCGTGAAAAATCTTGGTGGGAATGGCTCAATTTCATCCACCAAGAAATGAAGAATTTATTGGATTGTACAAGGCTAATGGAAAAAAACTTGACTTTGCCGTGTGTATACTGTGTGACAAAGAAATTAAGTATGGAGGTCAGGGACATGTAGTGCTGGTTGACCATGTTGAAAAAGAGGCACACAAGAAGATACTGCAGCTCAGAAAAACAAACGCATTGCTCCCAGCTAAGTTGAGACTAAGCTCACGTACTCTTCCACAGCATTCTGACTTATTTTCACAGCCTAAGGAACCTGGTATTtaatagactttttttttccccccttgatATTTCCTTCAGGCTAGAAGCCGCCACTGTTTAGAGTACCATCATTCCATCAAATCACACGCAGGAAAAGTGCCACCGAAAAGTATTGTTCCAGAACCCAGTTTCAGTTGCAACAGCTGAAGCTACAGTTTTGGGATTTTGTGCAACTCGCTTAATTTCATGATGGTTCTAAAAATCAGAGTTATCAAAACAGGTAGCTAAAGCCTTAGATGCCTTATCTATTGATCGCACATCAGCCTCATAACAAAACAAATCATGGAGTTGCAATATCCTTTACTAAGGAGTCGAGTCAACACACTTTTTAATGGATGAGGCTATCAGTGAAACAAACAAAAGAGTTGTCTTGATTTTAGTTTACTTTTTTTTCAAAGACAACAGGAAGTAGTCGTGAAAGACCTTTGCTTCCTTCTCACTTCTAAAAATGGACAGTGAAACATTCCTCTTTTTAAGAAATAGATTCTGTGGGAAAAATCTATTTACCATCCTAATGGATTCCTGTGAGGAACCAAGAATAGATTGGAGACAAGTATCTGCCAACATAAAGCCCCAACCTCATCTACGCATTGATGGGGACAGCTGCCACCATGCACGCAATGCTGCAAAAGCATTCTGTGATCTATTTGTTGAGTATCTTGCAACAGATTTTTAAGTGGTCAACTTGCAGTGGATTTGCAAGGCTCAAGATAAGTACTCAAGATTAGAGAAGTATGTAAGCCACCAGTGGCTGTTCGTGTATGATGTCAGCTGTGGCATCATTTGTATGTTGGAGGCACTGCTGTTATTTTATTACTCATTTCTGCCACCTTCAGATAAGAACATATGCAAGGATGTTGTATGTGAGATAGATTGGGAGTATGAAGTTGATGAAATGTCAAGAAATGGAGTAGAGAAACTACAAAAACAAAGGGCAGCAAAAAAAAGATGACCACTGATGGAACAAACTGAAAGAAGAGAATAGATCAGAAATTGTTCTTCACAAATCAGAAGACTGAACTGCTGCTAAAGATATATGGAACAAGCCTACAAGCATAATATCAAGCagagaaggaaaaggaaaaagcTGTTGATATTACATAGCCCCCAAATTCAGCCCCAcctctaaaacccagcagcagcagGCAAAGCAAAATATAAGCACATCATGAAGGTAACAAAAAGCCatggagaagaagaagaatttagtGAATCACTGTAAGGATAAACATTTTCAAGGTCAATAAAAGCATTATTAGTACAAAGTGACATTCACATTTTATGTCCGTTTTTACTTTGAAATGCACCAAAAGAGGCTTGAAACTGGTAATTTTGTATGTAAATCTACAAGGATTTTTCAAACCCCCCCATCCCCAGATGGGGCGTTGCGCCCCCTTGACCTCCTCCACAAGCGCTTGGCTCTGatcttatcttttttttaatctcactcGCATGCCGGTATATTTTAAAGCTAATTTTGTTTGTTCCGGTTGCTGTTTATACTTGAAGCAAAAGACTCTTTAACGTCTCAGTTAATATCAGATATTATGATACGGTTTCCATTTAAGTTCAAGATGAAAATGTTTGAACAATATTTCTTCTTTTAATGTGAGATTCATAATGGAGAACTTATTATTTAGCCTACACTTTGCTGCATTCCATGTAAGGTTAGCTATCTGGCTGTACCATATGTAGCTGTTACTAGTGCTCTCCTATAACATAAACAATTATTCAAACACAAAGATTTCCTTGTACTGTTAGCTGTCACTAATGAATAATTCTTTGTATGCAGTATTGTTTAAGTATCCTACAAAATAAATCGCTCCTCAGTAAAATGCATTAAGAAAATCCTGAAAGAAAAAATCGCTCCTCAGTACCAACtaaataaaatgcattaaaaGAATCGTGAAAGAAAAAATTGCTCCTTAGTACCAACTAAATAAAATGCATTAAGAAAATCCTGAAATAAAAAAATCGCTCCTCAGTACCAACTAAATAAAATGCATTAAGAAAATCGTGAAAGAAAAAATTGCTCCTCAGTACCAACTAAATAAAATGCATTAAGAAAATCCTGAAGGAAAAAAATCGCTCCTCTGTCCCAACCAAATAAAATGCATTAAGAAAAtcctgaaagaaaaaaattgctcCTCAGTaccaacaaaataaaatgcattaAGAAAATCCTGAAAGAAAAAAATCGCTCCTCAGTACCAACtaaataaaatgcattaaaaGAATTGTGAAAGAAAAAATCGCTCCTCAGTACCAACTAAATAAAATGTATTAAGAAAATCCTGAAAGAAAAAAAGCGCTCCTCAATACCAACTAAATAAAATGCATTAAGAAAATCCTGAAAGAAAAATATCGC is part of the Narcine bancroftii isolate sNarBan1 chromosome 12, sNarBan1.hap1, whole genome shotgun sequence genome and encodes:
- the rsl1d1 gene encoding ribosomal L1 domain-containing protein 1 isoform X2, with product MAAEKQGMETVAEVDSEQIYKAVKALMEYVKKTKNDTKLFLNEDEIIMLCVTVWEIPSQEQKIKIALPHEIRSETVEICLFTKDEPNMNADETQKFYQKLLNEHNIKNITHIIPYKSLKTEYKPYEAKRRLLSTFDVFLADDRIRRLLPSHLGKHFYRSKKIPLSVNLASNDLAKDLCKMIQGTVLPVNNRGSCYSSRVAHTGMKLGEIVENVIAAIHTIGVKLPQQWKNVKILHLKTLNSPALPIYTSDMCNLEELQKKKSKKHKETKKAAKVKNLEVSTDGLSPEASHVPVKAVKENSENTKPSVAIKRCVEEEEIPQLVPIEKQTPAKKAKLQKLQGQNHNIPKVLEENETPVGKKLQQIKCKQTPKVKTPNKNQGSPKVKTSGKKRQGFQTPRQEVKEHDLSLERSSQKKTERNPRRKSIGIPNSRKTPKQKPKPEVPKSV
- the rsl1d1 gene encoding ribosomal L1 domain-containing protein 1 isoform X3; protein product: MAAEKQGMETVAEVDSEQIYKAVKALMEYVKKTKNDTKLFLNEDEIIMLCVTVWEIPSQEQKIKIALPHEIRSETVEICLFTKDEPNMNADETQKFYQKLLNEHNIKNITHIIPYKSLKTEYKPYEAKRRLLSTFDVFLADDRIRRLLPSHLGKHFYRSKKIPLSVNLASNDLAKDLCKMIQGTVLPVNNRGSCYSSRVAHTGMKLGEIVENVIAAIHTIGVKLPQQWKNVKILHLKTLNSPALPIYTSDMCNLEELQKKKSKKHKETKAAKVKNLEVSTDGLSPEASHVPVKAVKENSENTKPSVAIKRCVEEEEIPQLVPIEKQTPAKKAKLQKLQGQNHNIPKVLEENETPVGKKLQQIKCKQTPKVKTPNKNQGSPKVKTSGKKRQGFQTPRQEVKEHDLSLERSSQKKTERNPRRKSIGIPNSRKTPKQKPKPEVPKSV
- the rsl1d1 gene encoding ribosomal L1 domain-containing protein 1 isoform X1 encodes the protein MAAEKQGMETVAEVDSEQIYKAVKALMEYVKKTKNDTKLFLNEDEIIMLCVTVWEIPSQEQKIKIALPHEIRSETVEICLFTKDEPNMNADETQKFYQKLLNEHNIKNITHIIPYKSLKTEYKPYEAKRRLLSTFDVFLADDRIRRLLPSHLGKHFYRSKKIPLSVNLASNDLAKDLCKMIQGTVLPVNNRGSCYSSRVAHTGMKLGEIVENVIAAIHTIGVKLPQQWKNVKILHLKTLNSPALPIYTSDMCNLEELQKKKSKKHKETNTFNQKKAAKVKNLEVSTDGLSPEASHVPVKAVKENSENTKPSVAIKRCVEEEEIPQLVPIEKQTPAKKAKLQKLQGQNHNIPKVLEENETPVGKKLQQIKCKQTPKVKTPNKNQGSPKVKTSGKKRQGFQTPRQEVKEHDLSLERSSQKKTERNPRRKSIGIPNSRKTPKQKPKPEVPKSV